The Haloplanus salinarum genome includes a region encoding these proteins:
- a CDS encoding PINc/VapC family ATPase: MNIVPDTSAVVDGRVSERVESGAYEGATITVPEAVVGELEWQANEGHDTGWEGIEELQRLIGLAEDGTITVEYHGARPDAGQKRDADEGEIDAIVRDVAADLDATLLTSDVVQAEVSKAKGLTVEYVEPRGREEGGDEGLEIEQFFDETTMSVHLRAGAKPKAKRGAIGDMHYETIRDGATTEAEMKEFAHDVMETARASPDGFVELDEPGMTIVQYRSYRIAVARPPFADGFEITAVRPIVKTDLDDYEFADDLKQRLLERQRGVLISGAPGAGKSTFAQAVAEFLASHDNAVKTMEKPRDLQVGSDITQYTALGGDMAKTADSLLLVRPDYTIYDEVRKTDDFEVFADMRLAGVGMVGVVHATRAIDALQRLVGRVELGMIPQVVDTVVYIEAGRVDTVYDVTTEVKVPEGLTAEDLARPVIQIADFETGKPAYEIYTFNRQVVTVPLDDDEGSETGVSRLARKEVEREIRSIARGHVEVELKGQNEAVVYVEEDDISYVIGKGGGRISDVEDRLGIDIDVRTLDERPGGSGGSGGSSGSDGSAAGREGTVVTPEVTSRHVVVDAGSAAEVGQTVEVRADGEYLFTATVGRGGEIQVSRGSAIADELERAIDDKRRITVVQA, translated from the coding sequence ATGAACATCGTCCCGGACACGAGCGCGGTCGTCGACGGCCGCGTGTCCGAACGCGTCGAGTCGGGGGCCTACGAGGGAGCGACGATCACCGTTCCCGAGGCCGTCGTCGGCGAACTCGAGTGGCAGGCCAACGAGGGTCACGACACCGGCTGGGAGGGCATCGAGGAGCTCCAGCGGCTGATCGGCCTGGCCGAGGACGGCACGATCACCGTCGAGTACCACGGCGCGCGGCCCGACGCCGGACAGAAGCGCGACGCCGACGAGGGCGAGATCGACGCCATCGTCCGCGACGTGGCCGCCGACCTGGACGCCACGCTGCTGACCAGCGACGTAGTGCAGGCCGAGGTGAGCAAGGCCAAGGGCCTGACCGTCGAGTACGTCGAACCCCGGGGTCGCGAGGAGGGCGGCGACGAGGGCCTGGAGATCGAGCAGTTCTTCGACGAGACGACGATGAGCGTCCACCTCCGGGCAGGGGCGAAGCCCAAGGCCAAGCGCGGCGCCATCGGCGACATGCATTACGAGACCATCCGGGACGGGGCGACGACCGAGGCGGAGATGAAGGAGTTCGCCCACGACGTCATGGAGACGGCACGGGCGAGTCCGGACGGCTTCGTCGAACTCGACGAGCCGGGGATGACCATCGTCCAGTACCGCTCCTACCGGATCGCGGTCGCGCGCCCGCCCTTCGCCGACGGCTTCGAGATCACCGCCGTCCGGCCGATCGTCAAGACCGACTTGGACGACTACGAGTTCGCCGACGACCTCAAGCAGCGCCTGCTCGAACGCCAGCGGGGCGTGCTCATCTCGGGGGCACCCGGCGCCGGCAAGTCCACGTTCGCCCAGGCGGTCGCGGAGTTCCTCGCGAGCCACGACAACGCGGTCAAGACGATGGAGAAGCCCCGCGACCTGCAGGTCGGGTCCGATATCACCCAGTACACGGCGCTCGGCGGCGACATGGCCAAGACCGCCGATTCGCTCCTCTTGGTCCGCCCGGACTACACCATCTACGACGAGGTGCGCAAGACCGACGACTTCGAGGTCTTCGCCGACATGCGACTGGCGGGGGTCGGCATGGTCGGCGTCGTCCACGCCACCCGCGCCATCGACGCGCTGCAACGACTCGTGGGCCGGGTCGAACTCGGCATGATCCCGCAGGTCGTCGACACGGTGGTCTACATCGAGGCCGGCCGCGTCGACACCGTCTACGACGTGACGACCGAGGTAAAGGTGCCCGAGGGGCTGACCGCCGAGGACCTCGCGCGCCCGGTCATCCAGATCGCCGACTTCGAGACCGGCAAACCCGCCTACGAGATCTACACCTTCAACCGGCAGGTCGTCACGGTCCCCCTCGACGACGATGAGGGGAGCGAGACCGGCGTCTCCCGACTCGCCCGCAAGGAGGTCGAACGCGAGATCCGCTCCATCGCCCGCGGCCACGTCGAGGTGGAGTTGAAGGGGCAAAACGAGGCCGTCGTCTACGTCGAGGAGGACGACATCTCCTACGTGATCGGCAAGGGTGGCGGCCGGATCAGCGACGTGGAGGACCGCCTCGGCATCGACATCGACGTGCGGACCCTCGACGAGCGGCCGGGCGGGAGCGGCGGCTCGGGCGGATCGAGCGGGAGCGACGGGAGCGCCGCCGGCCGCGAGGGCACCGTCGTCACGCCCGAGGTCACTTCCCGACACGTCGTCGTCGACGCGGGGTCGGCCGCCGAAGTGGGCCAGACGGTCGAGGTGCGGGCCGACGGCGAGTACCTGTTCACCGCGACGGTGGGCCGCGGGGGCGAGATTCAGGTGTCACGGGGGAGCGCCATCGCCGACGAACTCGAGCGGGCCATCGACGACAAGCGACGGATCACGGTCGTCCAGGCCTAG
- a CDS encoding winged helix-turn-helix domain-containing protein, which translates to MAGTEEEGLDDLPPSAKLVFKVLEYNGSLTQKGIVEESMLSARTVRYALERLEDIGVVDEDVYFADARQNLYQLNEAKLAEECGETEAACAECD; encoded by the coding sequence ATGGCTGGAACTGAAGAGGAAGGTCTGGACGACCTTCCCCCGAGCGCGAAACTGGTTTTCAAGGTCCTCGAATACAACGGGTCGCTGACCCAGAAGGGGATCGTCGAGGAGTCGATGCTCTCGGCTCGGACGGTTCGGTACGCGCTCGAACGACTCGAAGATATCGGCGTCGTCGACGAGGACGTCTACTTCGCCGACGCCCGACAGAACCTCTATCAACTCAACGAGGCGAAACTGGCCGAGGAGTGCGGCGAGACGGAGGCGGCCTGCGCCGAGTGCGACTAG
- a CDS encoding M20 family metallopeptidase, whose product MHDAVDLTHRLAEIPSHEDERAAGDAVESWLRTETDAAVERDAHGNVIARRGAGERSLALVGHHDVVPPADEQVADDGYVIAERDGRLYGRGTADMKGSLAAAMVAFRDAAPEHELVFASFVGEERGGVGARAAVDDGFAPDFAVVGEGSTGYSAPGVTDVAVAHKGRRGSTLRVAGESAHASEPEAGANAVYRACDAVDVVRDLDAPATTVLGHDVRGSVAVTEIEGGSAWNVIPESCAVTVDERTVPGDRAALERTEAVDGVEWVVDQDLPPMACDDAGFADGVVEAARTAQEGDPERVVKPHATDAGWLAAAGTTCVVCGAAEPGEAHTDAESVSVDVVERCVRIYRGAAESDLG is encoded by the coding sequence ATGCACGACGCCGTCGATCTGACCCACCGGCTCGCCGAGATACCGAGCCACGAGGACGAACGCGCCGCGGGCGACGCCGTCGAGTCGTGGCTCCGCACGGAGACCGACGCCGCCGTCGAGCGGGACGCCCACGGGAACGTGATCGCCCGCCGCGGCGCGGGCGAGCGCTCGCTCGCGCTCGTCGGCCACCACGACGTGGTGCCGCCCGCCGACGAACAGGTCGCCGACGACGGCTACGTGATCGCGGAGCGCGACGGCCGCCTGTACGGCCGCGGCACCGCCGACATGAAGGGGAGCCTCGCGGCGGCGATGGTGGCCTTCCGCGACGCCGCCCCCGAACACGAACTCGTCTTCGCCTCCTTCGTCGGCGAGGAACGGGGTGGCGTCGGCGCCCGCGCGGCCGTCGACGACGGCTTCGCCCCCGACTTCGCCGTCGTCGGCGAGGGGTCGACCGGCTACTCAGCGCCGGGCGTCACCGACGTCGCCGTCGCCCACAAGGGCCGGCGCGGGAGCACGCTCCGCGTCGCCGGCGAGAGCGCCCACGCCAGCGAGCCCGAGGCCGGCGCCAACGCCGTCTACCGTGCCTGCGACGCCGTCGACGTCGTCCGGGACCTCGACGCCCCGGCGACGACGGTGCTCGGTCACGACGTACGCGGGAGCGTCGCGGTCACCGAAATCGAGGGCGGATCGGCCTGGAACGTGATCCCCGAGTCGTGTGCCGTCACCGTCGACGAGCGGACGGTCCCCGGCGACCGGGCGGCGCTGGAACGGACGGAGGCGGTCGACGGCGTCGAGTGGGTCGTCGACCAGGACCTCCCGCCGATGGCCTGCGACGACGCCGGGTTCGCGGACGGGGTGGTCGAGGCAGCCCGAACGGCCCAGGAGGGGGACCCGGAGCGGGTGGTCAAACCACACGCCACCGACGCGGGCTGGCTGGCCGCCGCGGGGACGACCTGCGTGGTCTGTGGCGCGGCCGAACCCGGCGAGGCCCACACCGACGCCGAGAGCGTCTCCGTGGACGTCGTCGAGCGGTGCGTGCGGATCTATCGTGGGGCCGCCGAATCGGATCTCGGCTAA